The Meleagris gallopavo isolate NT-WF06-2002-E0010 breed Aviagen turkey brand Nicholas breeding stock unplaced genomic scaffold, Turkey_5.1 ChrUn_random_deg7180001686157, whole genome shotgun sequence genome segment CTGCTCACGCTCCTTATGAAAGCTCtcgccgccgccgccgcctgCAACCACCTTCGCCCCCAGGATGCCACCTTCTCTCGCGacagcctccagctcctccGGGACATGGCTCCCAGCCCACCCCAGCCGTGCCCACAGCACAACGCGCCATGCTCCTTCAATGACACCGTCCTGGACACCAACAACACCCAGCAAGCCGACAAAACCACCCACGACATCCTCCAGCACCTCTTCAAAATACTCAGCGGCCCCACCACTCCAGCACACTGGATCGACAGCCAACGCCAAAGCCTCCTCAACCAGATCCAGCGGTACGCCCAGCACCTCGAGCAATGCTTGGCGGACAGCCACACACGCTCTCGGACACGATGGCCTCGCAACCCTCACCTCAC includes the following:
- the LOC104917382 gene encoding interferon-like translates to MAVPASPQHPRGYGILLLTLLMKALAAAAACNHLRPQDATFSRDSLQLLRDMAPSPPQPCPQHNAPCSFNDTVLDTNNTQQADKTTHDILQHLFKILSGPTTPAHWIDSQRQSLLNQIQRYAQHLEQCLADSHTRSRTRWPRNPHLTINKHFSCLHAFL